The following nucleotide sequence is from Echeneis naucrates chromosome 17, fEcheNa1.1, whole genome shotgun sequence.
ATCTTTTCCAAGTGGAGTATGCACAAGAAGCAGTAAAGAAGGGCTCCACGGCGGTAAGTCTTAAAATGAAGCTGAGGCTAAAGCTAACGTTCCGGAGCGGTAGTTAGCCAAGTAGCCAAGCTAGCAAGTAGTAGGCTCTTCTGTTGCTCATAAGGGAAAGAAACTGTTACCATAAAGTGTGATACTCAAGTGTAGTAATTCTGAATATGGCGTCAAACTGCCGGGTTTCAACTACCCCGCGAACTACATAAAATATTAACCAGGTTCTTGAATTGATGAGAGCAAATTACGATTAGCGAGCATTTTGTCGCTGTGTCACTCTCACAATAGTTTCAGTTTCACTGTGTGATAATTTCATAAAGAGGACACCGCAAACACTTTTCATATTCACCTGGGTTAAAGAGGTTGTGGTTTGATAAAACTATCAaagtataatataatataagcATTAAAGACAAAGACCTACGATGATGTTTAATGTTGGCTTACATGAGGCAAAGCAAGTACAGTGCACTAAAGTCAAAGCTAGCGCTGATCACTAACTTAAAGTATATGTTCTCTAAATCACTGTAAATGCATTCATGTCTGATACAGATGACTTATTCCGAGCTAAGCGTAATTCATTAGCTTTTATAGGAAATTCCCATAGAATTTATTCACACTAATCTgttaaacctaaaaaaaaaacaatgtaccAGTTATATAATAACGTGGAGGTTTTTTAAAGAAACGTCGATTTAATCAGCTAACTATAACGAGTCTGTTCGACGTACACGAGAACAACCAAAGCCCGCTTTAAAACATGTTAACACTCAAGGAGTAGTATTGTAAGAAGTGAGAAACAGAACTTCTAACACCTTTCAGTCGCACTGATTGATTATAGATCGATTGAAAGGTGTTAATAAGATCCCCGTAGAAGTCAATGTTGAGGTATTTTGCATTCTtcaagtggaaaaaagaaatcaaatatgAAGTTAAAATGCCTTTTACTAGTTATCCTGTGACCTCCTTTTTGAAACAGTGTTGCAGTTTGTTGGGTTAGTCTTGTACATTTTCTCCTGCTACTCATTGTAATATCAGTAAGGAGAGAAATAAATTCTGATTTGTCTTCTTTGCAGGTGGGAATTAGAGGTAAAGACATTGTTGTCCTTGGTGTGGAAAAGAAATCTGTAGCGAAGTTGCAGGAGGAAAGGACTGTCCGCAAGATATGTGCCCTGGATGAGCATGTCTGCATGGCATTTGCAGGTATTCCAAACAATACAGTCAATAACTCACTCATGCTTGCATCATGTAGCAGCGTAGGAGACCAGCAGCTAATACAGTGTTGTCACAGTTCAGTTTGTTGTGATATAGCACCCATTTGTCACAAACAGTAATAGTATCAGATAGCAGTACTTTAAAACTATAATTTCATGTTGTCTTCTTTGAACGTTGTTCACTATTTGACTTCTTTCAATGCCTTTAAGGTTTGACAGCAGATGCCCGTATCGTGATAAACCGAGCTCGGGTTGAGTGTCAGAGCCACAGACTAACTGTTGAGGACCCAGTCACAGTGGAATACATCACACGCTACATAGCTACACTGAAACAGGtatttattctttatattttatttcattttatgtttactaTTAATTTGCTAAAAggtatatatttaattttgcattAAATGGGCAAGAACAACAGTTTCAGCTCTTGTGCTTTATTTTGCGTGTCAACAAATATATTTGGAACAAAGATTCAGTTGAACGTTAGGCTGTATATTGGTCATATTGTAGCGCTACACTCAAAGCAATGGACGCCGGCCATTTGGCATCTCAGCGTTAATTGTGGGCTTTGACTATGATGGAACTCCAAGGCTGTATCAGACAGACCCATCAGGAACCTATCATGCCTGGAAGGTCAGTGACTTTGTCTTTGAACATTAGTTTGTTACCCTATACAGCACATGTCATATTACCATGACAGTCATCATTTACTGATGTAATGTTTTTGATTATTCTTGAAAAAATTAGGCAAATGCAATTGGCCGCAGTGCAAAAACTGTGAGGGAATTCTTGGAGAAGAATTACACAGATGAAGCCATTGCTGGGGACAATGAGGCAATCAAGTTGGCTATCAAAGCTTTGCTTGAGGTAAGGTAATATGGTGTAGGTATATTTGTAAGATTATGCATCTATACTGAAGCAGAACTATTGCTTAGCTGTCTTAAAATAGGATTACCCAAATGTGATATACATATGTTCTGAATGCATTTTTATGCAGAGCATGTCACAAATAGACAGgatgtaaatgttttaaaaataaaaaaaaatagctgcgGAAATTGTCACATTGGATTTTAAACCAACCTGGAGTTTATCAAAGAGCACCACCTGCTGACACATTTGAACTATAAGTTGCCATCATAGTTGCACTCAATGGAAAAGGACCTTTCTA
It contains:
- the psma8 gene encoding proteasome subunit alpha-type 8 isoform X1, which encodes MAARYDRAITVFSPDGHLFQVEYAQEAVKKGSTAVGIRGKDIVVLGVEKKSVAKLQEERTVRKICALDEHVCMAFAGLTADARIVINRARVECQSHRLTVEDPVTVEYITRYIATLKQRYTQSNGRRPFGISALIVGFDYDGTPRLYQTDPSGTYHAWKANAIGRSAKTVREFLEKNYTDEAIAGDNEAIKLAIKALLEVVQSGGKNIELAVIRRNQPLKILESKEIETLVAEIEKEKEEEAEKKKQKKST
- the psma8 gene encoding proteasome subunit alpha-type 8 isoform X2, encoding MAARYDRAITVFSPDGHLFQVEYAQEAVKKGSTAVGIRGLTADARIVINRARVECQSHRLTVEDPVTVEYITRYIATLKQRYTQSNGRRPFGISALIVGFDYDGTPRLYQTDPSGTYHAWKANAIGRSAKTVREFLEKNYTDEAIAGDNEAIKLAIKALLEVVQSGGKNIELAVIRRNQPLKILESKEIETLVAEIEKEKEEEAEKKKQKKST